The window TTCGCGAGGAGGGCCGCGCTGACGCCATCGGTATCGCGCTGGGGCCGTCTATCGGCTGGCTCGCAGAGGGTGACCTCGGCATCGAGGAGGAGTTCGATTCGGTCCAGCTCGTCTGGAACCTCTTCGAACAGGAAGTCGGCAACCACTTCCTCGAGACTATCGAGCGGACGGGCTCCTCGACGAGCCTCATCCCGCGCGTGCCGCACTCCTCGGGCCTGCTGAACGAGCAGGTCACCCCCGAGACGGAACTCGGCGAGGACGACCACCGCGCCTACCGTCCCGACGAGTGGTACGAGGCGGGCTGGGAGAAGCTAGAGCAGATTCGATTCCTCGAACGCGACGGCGAGCGGACGATGGCCCAGGCCAGCCTCCAGTGGCTGCTCTCCCACGACGAGGTGGCGACGGTCACGCCCACGTTCCGTACTCGCGAGGACATCGACGAGTGGGCTGCCGCCAGCGACGTGCCGCCGCTCTCGGCGGACGAATACGACCGCGTGCAAGAACTCTACGAGAACGACTTCGATATCGACGGCGACGACGGGATGGACGCCCTGCGCTCGTCGGTCGAAGGCGAGGACATCCAGTCCGCCGGCCTCGACAAGAAGTCCGCCGGCAGCTAACTCTGTTAACTAATCGCACACGAGCCGACGGGTTTTTGAAGGCCAACGCTGTAACCGGATTAAGTCCACATGCACGGAAACGCGCCCCACTCCGGCCGCTCCGAACCGACGCCCACCTCCGAGGACCGCCGCGCGCTGCGGCGCGAACTCGTCGATATCGCCTCCTCGACGCGTGACCTCCTCGCCGACGATTTCATCGTCGGTGGCGAAATCGCCGGCGACGACACCGGCCTGCAAGCGCGGGTGGCCGTCCAGCCGCCCGTCGGCTCCGTCGTCTCCGCGGGCTTCGAACTCGGTGACGGCGAGGCCGAAACGCTCGCACAGGAGCTCGCCGCTGGCGCGGTGATGGAAGCCAAAAACGCCGGCCGCGACCACCCGCGCGGCGCACGATAACGTGGTAACGCGGTAACTCCTCGTTTTTACCCGGTTTTCTCCTCTTCGAGTAACTTCTCGACGACGCGTTCGGGTTCGTCGTTGCCGAAGGCCGACTCGACCAACAGGCGGCCGCCCAGTACCGACGGGCTGAGGACGATATCAGCGCCGGCACGGCGGAGTTTGCGCGTGTTCTCCCGGTCGGTCGCCGCGGCGACGATGCGGAGGTCCGGGTTGAGTTCCCGGGCGGTCAGAATCGTCATCGCGTCCTGCGCGTCGTCGTTGGTCGCCGCGATAAGCCCGCGTGCGCGTTCGATATGGAGCCGATGAAGCGGTTCCTCGTCGCTCGGGTCGGCGGTGACGACTTCGAACCCACGGTCACGGAGCCGTTTGGCGTTCTCGGTGTCCTGGGTGATGACGACGGCCTGTTTGTCGCCGAGGCTTTCGAGAATCGGTTCGGTCAAATCGCCGTAGCCGATGACGATGTAGTGGTTCTCCAGCAG of the Natronomonas halophila genome contains:
- a CDS encoding aldo/keto reductase, with product MNYRTLGDSDVEVSEIGFGAWTVGTDWWGDRTDQQAIDMLQYAVDQGITYFDTGDVYGHGNSEELVGEALAPVRDEVSVATKIGYDFYNNPQAGHGELPKEMNREYLEEAFEKSLDRLDMEKVEMLQLHNANVDEIDADVLEFLDEVREEGRADAIGIALGPSIGWLAEGDLGIEEEFDSVQLVWNLFEQEVGNHFLETIERTGSSTSLIPRVPHSSGLLNEQVTPETELGEDDHRAYRPDEWYEAGWEKLEQIRFLERDGERTMAQASLQWLLSHDEVATVTPTFRTREDIDEWAAASDVPPLSADEYDRVQELYENDFDIDGDDGMDALRSSVEGEDIQSAGLDKKSAGS
- a CDS encoding DUF5811 family protein; amino-acid sequence: MHGNAPHSGRSEPTPTSEDRRALRRELVDIASSTRDLLADDFIVGGEIAGDDTGLQARVAVQPPVGSVVSAGFELGDGEAETLAQELAAGAVMEAKNAGRDHPRGAR